From Staphylococcus sp. M0911, a single genomic window includes:
- the yycF gene encoding response regulator YycF, with protein sequence MARKVVVVDDEKPIADILEFNLKKEGYDVFCAYDGNDAVDLIYEEEPDIVLLDIMLPGRDGMEVCREVRKKFEMPIIMLTAKDSEIDKVLGLELGADDYVTKPFSTRELIARVKANLRRHYSQPAQEVNDATNEISIKDIVIYPDAYSIKKRGDDIELTHREFELFHYLSKHMGQVMTREHLLQTVWGYDYFGDVRTVDVTIRRLREKIEDDPSHPEYIVTRRGVGYFLQQHD encoded by the coding sequence ATGGCTAGAAAAGTTGTGGTAGTCGACGATGAAAAACCAATTGCTGATATTTTAGAATTTAATCTTAAAAAAGAAGGATACGATGTATTTTGTGCGTACGATGGTAACGACGCTGTAGATTTAATTTATGAGGAAGAACCAGACATCGTATTATTAGACATTATGTTACCTGGTAGAGACGGCATGGAAGTCTGTCGTGAAGTACGTAAAAAATTCGAAATGCCTATCATCATGTTAACTGCGAAAGATTCTGAAATTGATAAAGTTTTAGGATTAGAATTAGGTGCAGATGACTATGTGACGAAACCATTTAGTACACGCGAATTAATTGCACGTGTAAAAGCAAACTTACGTCGTCATTATTCTCAACCAGCGCAAGAAGTCAATGACGCAACAAATGAAATTTCTATTAAAGATATCGTCATTTATCCAGATGCGTATTCAATTAAAAAACGTGGTGATGACATCGAGTTAACACACCGTGAATTTGAGTTGTTCCATTATCTTTCTAAACATATGGGCCAAGTAATGACACGTGAACATTTATTACAAACTGTGTGGGGTTATGATTACTTTGGAGATGTACGTACTGTAGACGTAACGATTCGCCGTTTACGTGAAAAAATCGAAGACGATCCATCACACCCAGAATACATCGTGACACGTAGAGGCGTTGGATACTTCCTCCAACAACATGATTAG
- a CDS encoding adenylosuccinate synthase, whose product MSSIVVVGTQWGDEGKGKITDFLAEQADVIARFSGGNNAGHTIQFGGETYKLHLVPSGIFYKDKLAVIGNGVVVDPVALLKELDGLNERGISTDNLRISNRAQVILPYHIAQDEYEERLRGDNKIGTTKKGIGPAYVDKAQRIGIRMGDLVEKETFERLLKQNIEHKNAYFKGMFNETCPSFDDIFEEYYAAGQRLREFVTDTPKILDDAIVADEKVLFEGAQGVMLDIDHGTYPFVTSSNPVAGNVTVGTGVGPTYVSKVIGVCKAYTSRVGDGPFPTELFDEDGHHIREVGREYGTTTGRPRRVGWFDSVVLRHSRRVSGITDLSINSIDVLTGLDTVKICTAYELDGKEITEYPANLDQLQRCKPIFEELPGWTEDITGCRTLEELPENARKYLERISELCGVRISIFSVGPDREQTNLLEKLW is encoded by the coding sequence ATGTCATCAATCGTAGTAGTTGGGACACAATGGGGAGACGAAGGTAAAGGTAAAATTACAGATTTCTTAGCAGAACAAGCAGACGTGATTGCACGTTTTTCAGGTGGTAATAATGCAGGACATACCATCCAATTTGGTGGAGAAACATATAAATTACATTTAGTACCATCAGGTATCTTCTATAAAGACAAATTAGCAGTTATTGGTAATGGTGTGGTAGTTGATCCAGTTGCATTACTTAAAGAATTAGACGGTTTAAATGAACGTGGTATTTCAACAGATAACTTACGTATTTCTAACCGTGCTCAAGTGATTTTACCTTATCATATTGCACAAGACGAGTATGAAGAGCGTCTTCGCGGTGATAATAAAATCGGTACAACTAAAAAAGGTATCGGCCCAGCATACGTAGATAAAGCACAACGAATTGGTATCCGTATGGGAGACTTAGTCGAAAAAGAAACATTCGAAAGACTATTAAAACAAAATATTGAACATAAAAATGCATATTTCAAAGGTATGTTTAATGAAACATGTCCAAGCTTCGATGATATATTTGAAGAATATTATGCTGCAGGTCAACGTTTAAGAGAATTTGTTACAGATACACCTAAAATCTTAGACGACGCAATTGTTGCAGATGAAAAAGTACTATTCGAAGGTGCCCAAGGTGTGATGTTAGACATCGATCACGGTACATATCCATTCGTCACTTCAAGTAACCCAGTAGCAGGTAACGTTACAGTAGGTACTGGTGTAGGTCCAACATACGTATCTAAAGTCATTGGTGTATGTAAAGCTTATACATCACGTGTTGGTGATGGTCCATTCCCTACAGAATTATTTGATGAAGATGGTCATCATATTAGAGAAGTTGGTCGTGAATACGGCACAACAACTGGTCGTCCACGTCGTGTAGGTTGGTTCGATTCAGTAGTATTACGTCATTCACGCCGTGTAAGTGGTATTACAGACTTATCAATCAACTCAATTGATGTGTTAACAGGTTTAGATACAGTTAAAATCTGTACAGCATATGAATTAGATGGTAAAGAAATTACTGAATACCCAGCTAACTTAGATCAATTACAACGTTGTAAACCAATCTTCGAAGAGTTACCAGGTTGGACGGAAGATATTACAGGTTGCCGCACTTTAGAAGAACTTCCTGAAAATGCACGCAAATATTTAGAACGTATTTCTGAATTATGTGGCGTACGCATTTCAATCTTCTCAGTAGGTCCAGATCGTGAACAAACAAACTTATTAGAAAAATTATGGTAA
- the rlmH gene encoding 23S rRNA (pseudouridine(1915)-N(3))-methyltransferase RlmH — protein MKITILSVGKLKEKYWKQAIAEYEKRLGTYTKIEMIEVPDEKAPENMSDKEIEQVKEKEGQRLLAKIKPQASVITLEIEGKMLSSEGLAKELNQRMTQGQSDFVFVVGGSNGLHQDVLQRSNYALSFSKMTFPHQMMRVVLIEQVYRAFKIMRGEAYHK, from the coding sequence ATGAAAATTACAATTCTGTCAGTTGGAAAACTTAAAGAAAAATACTGGAAACAAGCAATCGCTGAATATGAAAAGCGATTAGGTACATATACCAAAATTGAAATGATAGAAGTGCCAGATGAAAAGGCACCAGAAAATATGAGTGATAAAGAAATTGAACAAGTCAAAGAAAAAGAAGGCCAACGTCTATTAGCTAAAATCAAGCCACAAGCAAGTGTGATTACCTTAGAAATTGAAGGTAAAATGTTGTCATCAGAAGGCCTCGCTAAAGAACTCAACCAACGCATGACACAAGGCCAAAGCGACTTTGTATTTGTGGTAGGCGGATCCAACGGCCTACATCAAGACGTCTTACAACGCAGCAATTACGCCCTATCATTCAGCAAGATGACCTTCCCACACCAAATGATGCGCGTCGTGTTGATAGAGCAAGTATATCGAGCATTTAAGATTATGCGAGGAGAGGCTTATCATAAGTGA
- the yycH gene encoding two-component system activity regulator YycH: protein MNSKEHIKTIILVLLVLMSIVLTYMVWNFSPDLSNADSTPENKRDNTKPISRPGTAKMDSTITPFQIIHSNGEKTEGMPATGHAISNIISPLKDKDIVSVQHLKRNHNLIIPELSDNFIVLDFTYDLPLSTYLSQILDIDAKTPRHFNFNRLLIDQDHEGRVVLYAISKDRHQVVKMKTSVKGQDVNQSLTNLKPDMEKYTEIITNKETIDKATHIFAPKKPKDIKTYRMVFNIINVEKMNSVLFNDSTIVRSAQSGVTTYNNNTGVANYNDKSEKYHYRNLSEDEKSSTNMEDTIGGTFEFLNAHGGFLGEDYRLFSTDNMSGELTYQRFLNGYPTFNKQDLNEIQVTWGEKGVFDYRRSLLRTDVILNSGDKKSLESAESVRSGLANNSNIDFERVTNIAVGYDMDDRPNNDDIEVQRNSEFTPRWYVEYDGKWYAYKDGGLE from the coding sequence ATGAATAGTAAAGAACACATCAAAACGATTATCCTCGTCTTACTCGTGCTAATGAGTATCGTCTTAACTTATATGGTTTGGAATTTCTCGCCTGATTTATCTAATGCAGATAGTACACCAGAGAATAAGAGAGACAACACTAAACCCATTAGTAGACCAGGAACGGCTAAAATGGATAGTACCATCACACCGTTTCAAATTATTCATTCTAATGGTGAGAAAACAGAAGGTATGCCCGCAACAGGACATGCTATTTCGAATATAATTAGTCCTTTAAAAGATAAAGATATTGTCTCAGTACAACATTTAAAACGAAATCACAATTTAATTATTCCAGAACTGAGTGATAATTTTATCGTTCTTGATTTTACGTATGATCTACCGTTATCAACATATTTAAGCCAAATTTTAGATATTGATGCTAAGACACCGCGTCATTTTAACTTTAATCGACTACTTATAGATCAAGACCATGAAGGACGCGTCGTGTTATATGCAATTAGTAAAGATAGACATCAAGTCGTTAAAATGAAGACATCTGTTAAAGGTCAAGATGTTAATCAATCATTAACTAATCTGAAACCAGATATGGAGAAATATACTGAAATCATTACTAATAAAGAAACAATTGATAAAGCCACACACATTTTTGCGCCTAAAAAGCCAAAAGATATTAAGACATATCGTATGGTATTCAATATTATTAACGTTGAAAAAATGAATTCCGTATTATTCAATGATTCAACGATTGTGAGAAGTGCACAAAGTGGAGTGACAACTTACAACAATAATACAGGTGTAGCCAATTACAATGATAAGAGTGAGAAATATCATTATAGAAACTTATCAGAAGATGAGAAGAGTTCAACTAACATGGAAGATACTATTGGTGGGACATTCGAATTCCTCAATGCTCACGGTGGTTTCTTAGGCGAAGACTACCGTCTGTTTAGTACAGATAATATGAGTGGTGAATTAACATATCAACGCTTCTTAAATGGTTACCCTACGTTTAACAAACAAGATTTAAATGAGATTCAAGTCACTTGGGGTGAAAAAGGCGTCTTTGATTATCGACGTTCATTGCTAAGAACGGATGTAATCTTGAATAGTGGTGATAAAAAGTCACTTGAAAGTGCTGAATCTGTTCGTTCAGGACTTGCTAACAATAGTAATATCGACTTCGAGCGTGTGACTAACATCGCGGTAGGTTATGATATGGATGATCGACCTAACAATGATGATATCGAAGTGCAACGCAATAGTGAGTTTACACCTCGTTGGTATGTCGAATATGACGGTAAGTGGTATGCGTATAAAGATGGGGGGCTAGAATAA
- the walK gene encoding cell wall metabolism sensor histidine kinase WalK, translating into MKWLKQLQSLHTKLVIVYVLLIIIGMQIIGLYFTNSLEKELLDNFKKNITQYAKQLDVSIEKVYNEKGSVNAQKDIQNLLSEYANRQEIGEIRFIDKDQIIMATTKQSNRDLINQKANDSSVQKALSLGQSNNHMVLKDYGNGKERVWVYNIPVKVDKQTIGNIYIESKINDVYNQLNNINQIFIVGTAISLFITVILGFFIARTITKPITDMRNQTVEMSKGNYTQRVKIYGNDEIGELALAFNNLSKRVQEAQANTESEKRRLDSVITHMSDGILATDRRGRVRIANDMALKMLGMAKEDLIGYYMLSVLNLEEEFSLDEIQENNDSFLLDINEEEGIIARVNFSTIVQETGFVTGYIAVLHDVTEQQQVERERREFVANVSHELRTPLTSMNSYIEALEEGAWKDDNLAPQFLSVTREETERMIRLVNDLLQLSKMDNESDQITKEIVDFNMFINKIINRHEMAAKDTTFVREIPQQTIFAEIDPDKMTQVFDNVITNAMKYSRGDKRVEFHVKQNALYNRMTIRIKDNGIGIPINKVDKIFDRFYRVDKARTRKMGGTGLGLAISKEIVEAHNGRIWANSVEGQGTSIFITLPCEIIEDGDWDE; encoded by the coding sequence ATGAAGTGGCTAAAACAACTCCAATCCCTTCACACGAAACTGGTCATTGTCTATGTCTTACTGATTATTATTGGTATGCAAATTATTGGTCTATATTTTACTAATAGTTTGGAAAAGGAATTACTCGATAATTTTAAAAAGAACATTACACAATATGCAAAACAATTAGATGTAAGCATTGAAAAAGTATATAACGAAAAAGGTTCGGTCAACGCTCAAAAGGATATACAAAATCTTTTGAGCGAGTATGCCAACCGTCAAGAAATTGGTGAAATCCGCTTTATAGACAAAGACCAAATTATTATGGCAACAACTAAGCAGTCTAACCGCGATTTAATCAATCAAAAAGCCAACGATAGTTCTGTTCAAAAGGCATTATCACTTGGTCAAAGTAACAACCATATGGTGTTAAAAGACTATGGTAATGGTAAGGAACGGGTTTGGGTTTATAACATACCAGTTAAAGTTGATAAACAAACGATAGGTAATATTTACATAGAATCGAAAATCAATGATGTATATAACCAACTTAACAATATTAACCAAATCTTTATCGTAGGTACCGCTATTTCATTATTTATTACTGTGATACTCGGGTTCTTCATTGCGCGAACCATTACCAAACCTATTACCGACATGCGTAACCAGACAGTCGAGATGTCTAAAGGTAACTATACGCAACGTGTTAAAATCTATGGTAATGACGAAATCGGTGAACTCGCACTTGCATTCAATAATTTATCCAAGAGGGTACAAGAAGCACAAGCAAATACTGAAAGTGAGAAACGTCGTTTAGACTCTGTTATCACACATATGAGTGATGGTATCTTAGCGACAGATAGACGTGGACGTGTCCGTATTGCCAACGATATGGCACTTAAAATGCTAGGCATGGCTAAAGAAGACCTTATTGGTTATTACATGCTAAGTGTATTGAATTTAGAAGAAGAATTCTCATTAGATGAAATTCAAGAAAATAATGACAGCTTTTTATTAGATATTAACGAAGAAGAAGGCATCATTGCGCGTGTAAACTTCAGTACGATTGTTCAAGAAACAGGCTTTGTGACAGGTTACATCGCCGTATTACATGATGTAACAGAACAACAACAAGTAGAACGTGAACGTCGTGAATTCGTAGCTAACGTATCACACGAATTACGTACACCATTAACTTCTATGAACAGTTATATTGAGGCACTTGAAGAAGGTGCTTGGAAAGATGATAACTTAGCACCACAATTCTTATCCGTAACACGTGAAGAAACAGAACGTATGATTCGACTTGTTAACGACTTACTTCAATTATCTAAAATGGATAATGAATCAGATCAAATTACCAAAGAAATCGTCGACTTTAACATGTTTATTAATAAGATTATTAACCGACATGAAATGGCTGCTAAAGATACAACATTTGTTCGTGAAATTCCACAACAAACGATTTTCGCTGAAATAGACCCTGATAAGATGACGCAAGTATTTGATAACGTCATTACTAATGCAATGAAATATTCTCGTGGTGATAAACGCGTCGAGTTCCACGTGAAACAAAATGCACTTTACAATAGAATGACAATTCGTATTAAAGATAATGGTATCGGTATCCCTATTAATAAAGTAGATAAAATTTTCGATAGATTCTACCGTGTCGATAAAGCACGTACACGTAAAATGGGTGGTACAGGTCTTGGACTAGCCATCTCAAAAGAAATTGTTGAAGCACATAACGGTCGTATTTGGGCCAATAGTGTGGAAGGCCAAGGTACATCTATCTTCATAACACTACCATGCGAAATCATTGAAGACGGTGATTGGGATGAATAG
- a CDS encoding phospholipase D-like domain-containing protein: protein MFDSLEFKLQYRSSHDNLFEHFYKPCLNNAIKYDRASGYFTSESLKLLAEGLDIFLHNDGQIRIVANPKLSQEDIEAIEKGYAARESVIERRLLKEIELSYKSIEDDTLNVLSWLIYRGQLDIKIAFTTNGSIYHEKFGIFTDQNNNSIAFSGSANETYNGLSQNFEKIDVYSNKQDKHRIDNAIMDFEKLWSNETNELKVINLPETIRKK from the coding sequence ATGTTCGATAGTTTAGAGTTCAAATTACAATATAGGTCAAGTCATGATAATTTATTTGAACATTTTTATAAACCTTGTTTAAATAATGCAATTAAATATGATAGAGCTTCAGGGTATTTTACGAGTGAAAGTTTGAAATTATTAGCCGAGGGTTTAGATATATTTTTACATAATGATGGTCAAATTAGAATTGTAGCTAATCCTAAATTATCTCAAGAAGATATTGAGGCTATTGAAAAAGGTTATGCTGCAAGAGAGAGTGTAATCGAAAGACGTTTATTAAAAGAAATTGAATTAAGTTATAAATCAATTGAAGATGACACACTTAATGTTTTATCTTGGCTAATTTATCGAGGACAATTAGATATTAAAATTGCATTTACTACTAATGGCTCAATATATCACGAAAAATTTGGGATTTTTACTGATCAAAATAATAATTCAATTGCATTTTCGGGTTCCGCTAATGAAACATATAATGGATTAAGTCAAAATTTTGAAAAAATAGATGTCTATTCAAATAAACAAGATAAACATAGAATTGATAACGCAATAATGGATTTTGAAAAATTATGGTCAAATGAAACTAATGAATTAAAAGTAATAAATTTGCCAGAAACTATAAGAAAAAAATGA
- a CDS encoding MBL fold metallo-hydrolase: MSRLIRMSVLASGSTGNATFVENEKGSILVDVGLTGKKMEELFGQIDRNIKDLNGILVTHEHIDHIKGLGVLARKYNLPIYANEKTWQAIEKKDSRIPMDQKFIFNPYETQSIAGFDIESFNVSHDAIDPQFYIFHNDHKKFTILTDTGYVSDRMKGMIRGSDAFIFESNHDVDMLRMCRYPWKTKQRILGDMGHVSNEDAGLAMTDVITGNTKRIYLSHLSQDNNMKDLARMSVGQVLNQHDIDTEKEVLLCDTDKAQATPIYTL; encoded by the coding sequence ATGAGCCGCTTGATACGCATGAGTGTATTAGCAAGTGGTAGTACTGGTAATGCCACATTTGTTGAAAATGAAAAAGGAAGTATCCTTGTCGATGTAGGCCTAACGGGTAAGAAGATGGAAGAACTCTTTGGCCAAATCGACCGAAATATTAAAGATTTAAACGGTATATTAGTGACTCATGAGCACATTGATCATATTAAAGGTCTAGGAGTCTTAGCACGTAAATATAACTTGCCTATATATGCGAATGAAAAGACATGGCAAGCAATTGAGAAGAAAGATAGCCGTATTCCAATGGATCAGAAATTTATTTTTAATCCGTATGAAACGCAATCAATTGCTGGGTTTGATATTGAGTCATTTAACGTCTCTCATGATGCGATAGATCCACAATTTTATATTTTCCATAATGATCATAAGAAATTTACGATTTTAACTGATACGGGTTATGTGTCAGATAGAATGAAAGGTATGATTCGTGGTAGTGATGCCTTTATCTTTGAGAGTAATCATGATGTGGATATGTTACGTATGTGTCGTTACCCTTGGAAGACGAAGCAACGTATTTTAGGAGATATGGGACACGTATCGAATGAGGATGCAGGTTTAGCAATGACTGATGTGATTACCGGTAATACAAAGCGTATATATCTATCACATTTATCTCAAGATAATAATATGAAAGATTTAGCGCGTATGAGTGTAGGACAAGTGTTAAACCAACATGATATAGATACTGAAAAAGAAGTATTGTTATGTGATACGGATAAAGCACAAGCGACACCTATTTATACTTTATAA
- the yycI gene encoding two-component system regulatory protein YycI, with the protein MNWKLTKTLFIFVFILVNIFLVVIYIDKVNKSQINEAESDNRVNFQQEEIKVPEDVLNKDVKDTQMQQITAESKDFSSYAKERSSLSASESGKLLDGDICSTVNVSDKNLKDIKNYMKDNVYKGKYYQLSKLGSDTMTFEQTYQGYPIMNNSKARLSFNIDNGKATSYKQTMMDNIEAAKGSNSSKNQVIGPRKAIEALYYNRYLKRHDEVIDARLGYYSVVKETNVQLLQPNWEIKVKHNGKDSTQTYYVEATSTNPKVIDK; encoded by the coding sequence ATGAACTGGAAATTGACCAAGACCTTATTCATTTTCGTATTTATTCTTGTAAACATCTTCCTCGTCGTGATTTATATTGATAAAGTAAATAAATCACAAATTAATGAAGCGGAAAGCGATAATCGCGTAAACTTCCAACAAGAAGAAATTAAAGTCCCTGAAGACGTCTTGAACAAAGATGTGAAAGATACGCAGATGCAACAAATCACAGCAGAATCTAAAGATTTCTCAAGTTATGCCAAAGAACGTTCAAGCTTGAGCGCATCGGAATCAGGAAAGTTACTTGATGGCGATATCTGTAGTACCGTTAACGTCAGTGATAAAAACCTTAAAGATATTAAGAATTACATGAAAGACAATGTTTATAAAGGTAAATATTATCAATTGAGTAAACTCGGTTCAGATACAATGACTTTTGAGCAAACCTATCAAGGTTACCCAATTATGAATAACAGTAAAGCTAGACTTAGCTTCAATATAGATAATGGCAAAGCAACAAGCTACAAACAGACAATGATGGACAACATTGAAGCGGCTAAAGGATCAAACAGTAGTAAAAACCAAGTCATAGGCCCGAGAAAGGCTATAGAAGCTTTATATTACAACCGTTACCTCAAACGTCATGATGAAGTGATAGACGCACGTTTAGGCTACTATTCAGTCGTTAAAGAAACAAACGTGCAACTACTACAACCTAACTGGGAAATCAAAGTCAAACACAACGGCAAAGACAGCACACAGACTTATTACGTCGAAGCCACAAGCACTAATCCCAAAGTAATAGACAAGTAA
- a CDS encoding sigma factor-like helix-turn-helix DNA-binding protein gives MDTYFSEDNLLSKRPYVYGQTVIWDIFENYNVSNEHYLFNLNHKLAELKNHVNYIYIKDIPISDIINFYELSNIFLNERRLVNELGIELYDKAIIKIFLDFMETLPDLTKIKNEILKSLSEREFKVLRNRHKGKTLAEIAKEINVTRERVRQIESKAKRNLKDSSELNKMINFVLFKFRNKSIIQISQIIKYLNIDLEYCFIIAILLEGNSIYLVKNEYMLLISHKLYKNMRNEIEWHISNGSVVIPLSELEYLHEENMEFATKWLNEFNYKLVNNKFVQSNISIVAALEYIMYSNKDKIFINNDEGYKTLKYQIETLFDKEINSNPRALFSRVADAKNVILIDRNAYKYEDFEDIDGEFLVAIKQLVNEELNQGKYADPRLIYKNNPKLMQDNNVYSYSHLYSIIKNFYSEDFKVGHQNTLYVYAKDSNNLTAEDILNDYLRENSPAKIEEVIKDLKWKKIKLEQMIPRLDDVIINGNQEIIQISGIEEEIQYQALHNLVNNEIEKGYIITADLYTTVAFDDKLSVLINKYNINDLHSFAQFIKSKFMFMHGHSQFLYSKYSEYRNIEDIIVFKLPKFTTFKKLRDFIFEKGYSEQRYYKAKDILIETNKIVPYNNDFFLNLEKFDFPLNVERKILEILKLKFEDKIYISKLQLQDIDIELNDSLMVTPEIIANVAKANGYHLLDAYYGSTYELPIITVKKFNSYAEFVYKIIKEDFKDIYNEENLLLFLKSYGLVHQNSDQIYFTLKESDYFTFDNLVFFYLNERGE, from the coding sequence ATGGATACATATTTTAGTGAAGATAATTTATTATCGAAAAGACCTTATGTATATGGACAAACTGTAATATGGGATATTTTTGAAAATTATAATGTATCAAACGAACATTATTTATTTAATCTTAATCATAAGTTGGCAGAATTAAAAAATCATGTCAATTATATATATATTAAGGATATTCCTATTTCTGATATTATAAATTTTTATGAGTTATCAAATATATTTTTAAATGAAAGAAGATTGGTAAACGAGTTAGGAATAGAACTTTATGATAAAGCTATTATCAAAATATTTTTAGATTTTATGGAGACATTACCTGATTTAACAAAAATTAAGAATGAGATTTTAAAATCGTTATCTGAAAGAGAATTTAAAGTACTTAGAAATAGACATAAAGGTAAAACTTTAGCGGAAATAGCTAAAGAAATTAATGTTACAAGAGAAAGAGTAAGACAAATAGAATCAAAAGCTAAACGTAATCTGAAAGATTCTAGCGAATTGAACAAAATGATAAATTTTGTTTTATTTAAATTCAGAAATAAATCTATTATTCAAATTTCACAAATTATAAAATACTTAAATATAGATTTAGAATATTGCTTTATAATTGCTATTTTATTAGAAGGAAACTCGATATATCTAGTAAAAAATGAATATATGCTATTGATTTCACATAAATTATATAAAAATATGAGGAATGAAATAGAATGGCATATTTCAAATGGCAGTGTGGTAATACCTTTGAGTGAATTAGAATATTTACATGAAGAAAACATGGAATTCGCTACAAAATGGTTGAATGAATTTAATTATAAATTAGTTAATAATAAATTTGTTCAATCTAATATATCAATAGTAGCTGCATTAGAGTACATTATGTATTCGAACAAAGATAAAATATTTATTAATAATGATGAAGGGTATAAAACTTTGAAATATCAAATCGAGACTTTATTTGATAAGGAAATTAATTCTAATCCCAGAGCGCTATTCTCAAGAGTAGCTGATGCTAAAAATGTTATTTTAATAGATAGAAATGCTTATAAATATGAAGATTTTGAAGATATCGATGGTGAGTTTTTGGTTGCAATCAAACAACTTGTAAATGAAGAACTTAACCAAGGTAAATATGCAGATCCTAGATTAATTTATAAGAATAATCCAAAATTAATGCAAGACAACAATGTTTATTCTTATTCACATTTGTATTCTATAATCAAAAATTTTTACTCTGAAGACTTTAAGGTTGGTCATCAAAACACACTTTATGTTTATGCAAAAGATTCTAATAATTTAACTGCAGAAGATATTTTAAACGATTATCTAAGAGAAAATTCACCTGCAAAAATTGAAGAAGTAATAAAAGATCTAAAATGGAAGAAGATCAAATTAGAACAAATGATTCCTAGGCTCGATGATGTCATAATAAATGGTAACCAAGAAATTATTCAAATTAGTGGAATTGAGGAAGAAATACAATATCAAGCACTACATAATTTAGTGAACAATGAAATAGAAAAAGGATATATAATTACTGCTGACTTGTATACGACAGTAGCTTTTGATGATAAGTTATCTGTATTGATAAATAAATATAATATTAATGATCTTCATAGTTTTGCGCAATTTATAAAATCTAAGTTCATGTTTATGCATGGTCATTCCCAATTCTTATATAGTAAGTATTCCGAATATAGAAATATCGAAGACATTATAGTATTTAAACTACCTAAGTTCACTACTTTTAAAAAATTACGTGATTTTATTTTTGAAAAAGGATATTCTGAACAGCGGTATTACAAAGCTAAAGATATATTAATAGAAACAAATAAAATTGTTCCATATAATAATGACTTTTTTCTTAATCTTGAAAAATTTGATTTTCCATTAAATGTTGAAAGGAAAATATTAGAAATACTTAAACTCAAATTCGAAGATAAAATATACATCAGTAAGTTACAACTTCAAGATATAGATATAGAACTTAATGATTCACTTATGGTTACTCCTGAAATCATAGCTAACGTCGCAAAAGCGAATGGTTATCATTTACTTGATGCTTATTATGGATCAACCTATGAATTACCAATTATCACAGTAAAAAAATTTAATTCTTATGCTGAATTTGTATATAAAATTATTAAAGAAGATTTTAAAGATATATATAATGAAGAAAATTTATTATTGTTTTTAAAAAGTTATGGATTAGTTCATCAAAACTCAGATCAAATATATTTTACACTTAAAGAAAGTGATTATTTTACTTTTGATAATCTTGTTTTTTTTTACTTAAATGAAAGAGGTGAATAA